The following proteins are co-located in the Microvirga ossetica genome:
- a CDS encoding class I SAM-dependent DNA methyltransferase, producing MPSPPSFPNSDAVEAFINRWTAREGGAERANFPLFLLELCDIIGVPRPAPSGHQRELNDYAFERAVSLRESATTNGSKFIDLYKKSAFILEAKQSRLPDGRKVERGKLAPVTDEPANLGQRSIAKGWDVLMKNARQQAESYVFLLDADHPAPPFIIVCDVGHCLELYADFTGTGRAYGHFSDRNRFRIYMDDLRKDDVRAHLKRIWQEPHSLDPSKEAARVTRDIAKRLAQVSKGLEERGCTAEDVAHFLMRCIFTMFAEDAELLPKGAFTQLLKECIDHPDAFAPLIEELWLKMDEPQHERRFYSLFKTHLRHFNGSLFKRARAFPLGREEIGELLAAAGYSWTEVDPAIFGTLLEQALDRTERRKLGAHYTLRAYVQRLVEATVMEPLREDWQYALRKAEHAKETGDERAAIATIRAFHRQLCATRVLDPACGTGNFLYVSLELMKKLEGEVLEALAQLGEPESMGLDRETVDPHQFLGLELNPRAAAIAELVVWIGYLQQHYRNRTGHPSEPILRAFENINLGRRQGYDAVLTWDGYPMPQVMEKDGRRIEAYPNARRPEWPEAEFLVGNPPFIGGKDLRARLGDAYTEALWAAHKHMNDSADFVMYWWDRAAEFLTAKGSPLRRFGFVTTNSITLEFSRRVMKKRMEAKTPISLVMAIPDHPWTKSAADSAAVRIAMTVAAKGERDGMLCEVVRQSGLDTDEPSVELVERAGRINTDLSIGADITASRSLTASVGICHDGVKLHGRGFIVTSQEAQQLGLQIREDLDQYIRPYRNGRDLAALSRDLRVIDLYGLDACEVRQRFPEVYQHLLATVKAERDKVAQRSRTKDSEAYARLWWLFGKPRQELRPALSGLRRYIATVDTARHRVFQFLDPAIVCDDKSVIIAADDAWLLGTLQSRIHVVWSLRAGGWLGVGNDSVYVKSKVFDPFPFPDPPESLKSEIRAVAEELDAFRKARQAEHPKLTLTQMYNVLEKLKAMAAAQRASSVIPGRSAAEGKGIHSVEHDRQSPSLASGSPGMTRGEAVALTSDEERIKDEGLILILKELHERLDALVFRAYGWPDTLTDEEILERLVALNAERAKEEAAGLVRWLRPDYQIPRFAKGAATARTGELDLGENVVAIDRSLPDFPKDRHEDPLAVEHALLAAGRPMDASALARGFRRGGKRIEPRIAQALTTLVRYGRIGMTQDGRYLARRAA from the coding sequence CAGCGCGAGCTGAATGATTATGCTTTCGAGCGTGCCGTAAGCCTTCGCGAAAGCGCCACAACGAACGGATCAAAATTCATCGATCTCTACAAGAAAAGTGCCTTCATTCTCGAGGCCAAGCAGTCGCGCCTGCCTGACGGACGAAAGGTTGAGCGAGGCAAACTCGCACCTGTCACTGACGAGCCCGCCAATCTCGGCCAACGCAGCATCGCGAAGGGCTGGGACGTGCTGATGAAGAATGCGCGCCAGCAAGCGGAGTCTTACGTCTTCCTGCTCGATGCGGATCATCCGGCGCCGCCCTTCATCATTGTCTGCGACGTCGGCCACTGCCTGGAGCTTTACGCCGACTTCACCGGAACCGGGCGCGCCTATGGCCATTTCTCCGACCGCAACCGGTTTCGGATCTACATGGACGATCTCCGCAAGGACGACGTTCGCGCGCATCTGAAGCGCATCTGGCAGGAGCCGCATTCCCTCGACCCGTCGAAGGAAGCCGCCCGCGTCACCCGCGACATCGCCAAGCGCCTTGCGCAGGTGAGCAAGGGGCTGGAGGAGCGCGGATGCACCGCGGAGGATGTGGCGCATTTTCTCATGCGCTGCATCTTCACCATGTTCGCGGAGGATGCGGAGCTTCTGCCGAAAGGCGCGTTCACGCAGCTTCTGAAGGAGTGCATCGATCATCCCGATGCGTTCGCGCCGCTGATCGAGGAACTCTGGTTGAAGATGGACGAACCGCAGCACGAGCGGCGTTTCTACTCCCTGTTCAAGACACATCTGCGCCACTTCAACGGCAGCCTGTTCAAGCGGGCCCGCGCCTTCCCGCTGGGCCGCGAGGAGATCGGCGAGCTTCTGGCGGCCGCGGGCTATTCCTGGACCGAGGTCGATCCCGCGATCTTCGGCACCCTGCTCGAACAGGCCCTCGACAGGACCGAACGCAGGAAGCTCGGCGCGCATTATACGCTCCGCGCCTATGTGCAGCGCCTCGTCGAAGCGACCGTCATGGAGCCCCTGCGCGAGGATTGGCAGTACGCCCTGCGCAAGGCCGAGCATGCGAAAGAGACCGGCGACGAGAGGGCGGCCATCGCCACCATCCGTGCTTTCCATCGCCAGCTCTGCGCCACACGCGTGCTCGACCCTGCCTGCGGCACCGGCAATTTCTTGTACGTCTCGCTGGAGCTGATGAAGAAGCTCGAAGGCGAGGTGCTGGAAGCGCTGGCGCAGCTCGGTGAACCGGAGAGCATGGGTCTCGACCGCGAGACCGTCGACCCGCACCAGTTCCTCGGATTAGAGCTCAATCCACGCGCTGCAGCGATTGCCGAACTGGTGGTGTGGATCGGCTATCTGCAGCAGCACTACCGCAACCGCACCGGCCACCCCTCCGAGCCGATCCTGCGCGCCTTCGAGAACATCAATCTCGGGCGGCGCCAGGGTTATGACGCCGTGCTCACCTGGGACGGCTATCCCATGCCGCAGGTGATGGAGAAGGATGGCAGGCGCATCGAGGCCTATCCGAACGCGCGGCGGCCGGAATGGCCCGAAGCGGAGTTCCTCGTGGGCAATCCACCGTTCATCGGCGGCAAGGACCTGCGAGCCCGCCTCGGCGATGCCTACACGGAAGCGCTTTGGGCCGCGCACAAGCATATGAACGACAGTGCCGATTTCGTCATGTACTGGTGGGATCGCGCGGCGGAGTTCTTGACCGCGAAAGGCTCGCCCCTGCGCCGCTTCGGCTTCGTCACCACCAACTCGATCACACTGGAATTCTCACGCCGCGTGATGAAGAAGCGCATGGAGGCGAAGACGCCGATCTCACTTGTGATGGCGATTCCGGATCATCCTTGGACGAAATCAGCAGCAGATTCAGCTGCGGTGCGGATCGCGATGACCGTGGCGGCGAAGGGTGAGCGGGATGGTATGTTGTGCGAAGTCGTGCGCCAGAGTGGGCTCGATACGGATGAGCCATCCGTTGAACTTGTGGAGCGCGCGGGGCGCATCAACACGGATTTAAGCATTGGAGCTGATATAACGGCAAGTCGTTCACTAACTGCGAGCGTAGGTATATGCCACGATGGTGTGAAGCTTCATGGACGCGGCTTTATTGTTACCTCGCAGGAAGCTCAGCAGCTTGGGTTACAAATTCGAGAAGACCTTGATCAATACATTCGGCCATATCGGAATGGCCGTGATCTTGCTGCCTTATCACGCGATCTTAGGGTTATCGATCTTTACGGCCTGGACGCTTGTGAAGTGCGACAACGTTTTCCGGAGGTGTACCAGCACTTGCTAGCTACTGTGAAAGCTGAACGAGATAAGGTCGCTCAGAGATCTCGGACAAAAGATTCTGAGGCCTATGCAAGATTATGGTGGCTCTTTGGGAAACCTCGGCAGGAACTGCGCCCTGCGCTCTCTGGTTTACGAAGGTATATCGCCACTGTAGATACGGCCCGCCATCGCGTCTTCCAGTTCTTAGACCCCGCAATAGTTTGCGACGACAAGAGTGTGATCATAGCTGCGGATGATGCCTGGCTTCTGGGCACTCTACAATCGAGGATTCACGTTGTTTGGTCTCTACGTGCCGGAGGTTGGCTCGGTGTTGGCAATGACTCGGTCTACGTGAAGTCTAAAGTTTTCGACCCCTTCCCGTTCCCCGATCCGCCCGAATCCCTCAAGTCCGAAATCCGCGCCGTCGCGGAGGAACTCGATGCGTTCCGCAAAGCCCGTCAGGCCGAGCACCCGAAACTCACGCTGACGCAGATGTACAACGTGCTGGAGAAGCTGAAGGCGATGGCGGCGGCACAACGAGCCTCCAGTGTCATTCCCGGCCGGAGCGCAGCGGAGGGGAAGGGAATCCATAGCGTTGAGCATGATCGTCAATCCCCTTCCCTCGCCTCCGGCTCGCCGGGGATGACACGGGGTGAAGCAGTTGCCCTCACCTCCGACGAGGAGCGGATCAAGGACGAAGGCCTGATCCTCATCCTGAAGGAGTTGCACGAGCGCCTCGATGCGCTCGTGTTCCGGGCCTATGGCTGGCCTGACACCCTCACCGACGAAGAAATCCTCGAGCGCTTGGTGGCGCTCAACGCCGAGCGGGCGAAGGAGGAAGCTGCGGGCCTCGTGCGATGGCTGAGGCCCGACTACCAGATCCCGCGCTTCGCCAAGGGCGCCGCAACGGCGAGGACCGGCGAGCTCGATCTTGGCGAAAACGTCGTCGCTATCGACCGCTCCCTTCCGGATTTCCCGAAGGACCGGCACGAGGACCCGCTCGCCGTCGAGCACGCCCTCCTCGCCGCCGGCCGTCCGATGGATGCGTCGGCGCTGGCACGCGGGTTCAGGCGCGGCGGCAAGCGCATCGAGCCGCGGATCGCGCAGGCGCTCACCACCCTCGTCCGCTACGGGCGCATCGGCATGACCCAGGACGGCCGCTACCTCGCACGCCGGGCGGCGTGA